The following proteins are encoded in a genomic region of Micromonospora olivasterospora:
- a CDS encoding DUF58 domain-containing protein, giving the protein MPGDPTLADLAPDQRLRRLELTVTRRLDGLLHGQHRGLLPGAGSEIAGSREYRPGEDEVRRMDWAVTARTTVPHVLEVDADRELTTWLLVDASPSMEFGTAELDKRELAVAAVAAVGFLTAGAGNRLGALLHGPAGLRRFPPRSGRTHLLGLLRALLAAPRVGEADPADVPPGAPLADGLAAVGRVATRRGLIVVVSDFLDALPDDPAEPPPWEAALRRLAVRHQVLAVEVTDPRELELPDVGLITLVDPESGRRREVWTGDPRLRERYAAAAVAQREQVRQVLRRCGATHLPLRTDRDWCADVVRHVHAQRRLTLAPARGAGATPRAAGGTGPGPRAEARSGGAA; this is encoded by the coding sequence GTGCCCGGCGATCCGACCCTGGCCGACCTCGCGCCCGACCAGCGGCTCCGCCGGCTGGAGCTGACCGTGACCCGCCGCCTGGACGGCCTCCTGCACGGCCAGCACCGGGGACTGCTGCCCGGCGCGGGCAGCGAGATCGCCGGCAGCCGCGAGTACCGGCCGGGCGAGGACGAGGTACGCCGGATGGACTGGGCCGTGACCGCCCGCACCACCGTCCCGCACGTCCTCGAGGTGGACGCCGACCGGGAGCTGACCACCTGGCTGCTGGTGGACGCCAGCCCGAGCATGGAGTTCGGCACCGCCGAGCTGGACAAGCGCGAACTCGCGGTGGCCGCGGTCGCGGCGGTGGGCTTCCTCACCGCCGGCGCCGGCAACCGGCTCGGCGCGCTGCTGCACGGCCCCGCCGGGCTGCGTCGGTTCCCGCCCCGCAGCGGCCGGACCCACCTGCTGGGGCTGCTCCGCGCGCTGCTGGCCGCGCCGCGCGTCGGAGAGGCCGACCCGGCGGACGTTCCGCCCGGCGCCCCGCTGGCCGACGGGCTGGCCGCCGTCGGGCGGGTCGCCACCCGGCGGGGCCTGATCGTGGTGGTCTCCGACTTCCTCGACGCGCTGCCGGACGACCCGGCGGAGCCGCCGCCGTGGGAGGCGGCGCTGCGCCGGCTGGCCGTCCGGCACCAGGTGCTCGCCGTGGAGGTGACCGATCCGCGCGAGCTGGAGCTGCCGGACGTCGGCCTGATCACCCTGGTCGACCCCGAGTCCGGCCGGCGGCGGGAGGTCTGGACGGGCGACCCCCGGCTGCGCGAGCGGTACGCGGCGGCCGCCGTCGCCCAGCGCGAGCAGGTCCGGCAGGTGCTGCGCCGGTGCGGGGCGACCCACCTGCCGCTGCGCACCGACCGGGACTGGTGCGCCGACGTGGTGCGGCACGTGCACGCCCAGCGCCGGCTGACCCTGGCCCCGGCCAGAGGGGCGGGCGCGACGCCGCGCGCCGCCGGCGGGACGGGCCCCGGACCGCGCGCCGAGGCGCGCTCGGGAGGTGCCGCGTGA